One window of Campylobacter avium LMG 24591 genomic DNA carries:
- the rimO gene encoding 30S ribosomal protein S12 methylthiotransferase RimO, with product MSKKLYLKSLGCNKNLVDSEIMLGRLSEYELCDEAEQADVLIVNTCGFINSAKEESISSILELHSLRKQNSLLVVSGCLMQRYKDELMKELPEVDIFTGVADYEKIDEMILKKSSLFSSSTYLQGENSKRVITGSNFHAFIKISEGCNQSCAFCAIPSFKGKLKSRSLQSISTEVQNLVKQGFKDFSFIAQDSSSYMLDMGVKDGLCLLIDEIEKIEGVKSARILYLYPSSLSTRLIEKIISSRVFVNYFDMPLQHISDKMLKIMRRNTPKKSLLEKLTLMKNAKNCFLRTAFIVGHPEESDEDFAELCDFIKSFEFDRISIFAYSKEEDTAAFSMKQVPFKLINKRMKIIEKLVDESINKSFEKELGKVLQAYCLGSSSEGEFFYGAKDIRWDRDIDGEILINESLCGALKMGDLYELQITQVLDKKLLAKAIRKL from the coding sequence ATGTCTAAAAAACTTTACTTAAAATCACTTGGTTGTAATAAAAATCTAGTAGATAGTGAAATAATGCTAGGAAGATTAAGCGAGTATGAACTTTGCGATGAGGCAGAGCAAGCAGATGTTTTAATCGTAAATACCTGTGGCTTCATAAATAGCGCTAAAGAAGAAAGCATAAGCTCCATACTAGAGCTTCATTCTTTAAGAAAGCAAAACTCGCTTTTGGTTGTAAGCGGTTGCTTGATGCAAAGGTATAAAGACGAGCTTATGAAAGAACTGCCTGAGGTCGATATCTTCACAGGTGTGGCGGATTACGAAAAGATAGATGAAATGATACTTAAAAAATCCTCACTTTTCTCAAGCTCAACCTATCTTCAAGGTGAGAACTCAAAAAGAGTGATAACAGGCTCAAATTTCCACGCCTTTATAAAAATTTCAGAAGGCTGTAATCAAAGCTGTGCCTTTTGTGCCATACCTTCATTTAAGGGCAAATTAAAATCACGAAGCCTACAAAGCATAAGCACAGAGGTACAAAACCTTGTTAAACAAGGCTTTAAGGACTTTTCTTTCATAGCGCAAGATAGCAGCTCGTATATGCTTGACATGGGGGTTAAAGACGGGCTTTGCCTTTTAATAGATGAGATAGAAAAGATAGAGGGCGTTAAAAGTGCTAGAATTTTGTACCTGTATCCAAGCTCGCTTAGCACTAGGCTAATAGAAAAAATTATAAGCTCAAGGGTTTTTGTAAATTATTTTGATATGCCTTTGCAACATATAAGCGATAAAATGCTTAAAATAATGAGGCGAAACACCCCTAAAAAGAGCCTTTTAGAAAAGCTAACTTTGATGAAAAATGCCAAAAACTGCTTTTTAAGAACTGCTTTTATAGTTGGACATCCTGAGGAAAGCGATGAGGACTTTGCTGAGCTTTGCGACTTTATAAAAAGCTTTGAATTTGACAGAATTAGCATTTTTGCATACTCAAAAGAAGAAGACACGGCCGCATTTTCCATGAAGCAAGTGCCGTTTAAACTCATAAACAAAAGAATGAAAATCATAGAAAAATTAGTAGATGAAAGCATAAACAAAAGCTTTGAAAAGGAGCTTGGCAAAGTGCTTCAAGCTTACTGCCTGGGCAGTTCTAGCGAGGGCGAGTTTTTTTACGGGGCAAAAGATATAAGGTGGGATAGAGACATTGACGGTGAAATTCTCATAAATGAAAGTCTTTGCGGAGCCCTTAAAATGGGTGATTTATATGAGCTTCAAATCACTCAAGTTTTAGACAAAAAGCTACTTGCAAAGGCCATTAGGAAGCTATGA
- the tilS gene encoding tRNA lysidine(34) synthetase TilS, giving the protein MINEKLILSLKKEKNLLAFSYGSDSCALFFILLKHEINFDLALINYGVRASSDEEEDCARKLALKFNKKFYSTKAPIFTSNFEKNARDFRYKFFDELCKKHKYDNLLLAHNLNDRLEWFLMQFSRGAGVLELYDFKDCKQMQGYKILRPLLFTSKREILGFLKENELKFFHDESNDDERYFRNYIRKKYSNSFVQEFESGVKKSFSYIEKDLEFFKADEKEFCGIYICDIRENFIAKCAKKLGFVLSTKQRKEALKGDCVISKDLGLCYFKNKALLFKYEKSEKMPKTAREEFRKAKIPPLLRAYLYNKQIKIDEFLALFTL; this is encoded by the coding sequence ATGATAAATGAAAAGCTGATATTAAGCTTAAAAAAAGAAAAGAATTTATTGGCCTTTTCTTATGGTAGCGATTCTTGCGCTTTATTTTTCATCTTGCTAAAACATGAGATAAATTTTGATTTAGCCTTGATAAACTACGGCGTCAGGGCTAGTAGCGACGAGGAAGAGGACTGTGCTAGGAAATTAGCACTTAAGTTTAATAAAAAATTTTATAGCACAAAGGCACCGATTTTTACCTCGAATTTCGAAAAAAATGCGAGAGATTTTCGCTACAAATTCTTTGATGAGCTTTGCAAAAAGCATAAGTATGATAATTTATTACTAGCACATAATTTAAATGATAGATTAGAATGGTTTTTGATGCAGTTTTCAAGGGGTGCTGGAGTGCTTGAGCTGTATGATTTTAAAGACTGTAAGCAAATGCAAGGATATAAAATTTTAAGACCCTTGCTTTTTACTTCAAAACGCGAAATTTTAGGCTTTTTAAAGGAAAATGAGCTTAAATTTTTTCACGATGAAAGCAATGATGATGAGAGGTATTTTAGAAACTATATAAGAAAAAAATACTCGAATTCCTTTGTGCAAGAATTTGAAAGCGGAGTAAAAAAAAGCTTTTCATACATAGAAAAGGATTTGGAGTTTTTCAAGGCGGATGAAAAGGAGTTTTGCGGAATTTATATCTGCGATATAAGAGAAAATTTCATAGCAAAATGCGCGAAAAAACTTGGCTTTGTCTTAAGCACTAAGCAAAGAAAGGAAGCTTTAAAGGGGGACTGCGTTATAAGCAAAGATTTGGGGCTTTGCTATTTTAAAAACAAAGCCTTATTATTTAAGTATGAAAAAAGTGAGAAAATGCCAAAAACTGCAAGGGAGGAATTTAGAAAGGCTAAAATTCCGCCTCTCTTAAGGGCTTATCTTTATAACAAACAAATCAAAATAGACGAGTTTTTAGCCCTTTTTACACTCTAG
- the cysD gene encoding sulfate adenylyltransferase subunit CysD has product MISKLSHLQRLESESIFIIREVLAEFEKPALLYSIGKDSSVLLHLLQKAFYPAKPPLPLVHVDTKWKFKEMIEFRDKRAKELGMQLIIYSNPLIEQENISPFTHGSSMHTDIAKTKALKQMLDLYKFDAVFGGARRDEEKSRAKERIFSFRDEFHTWQPKNQRPELWNIYNARHKKGESIRVFPLSNWTELDIWQYIYLENIPIPSLYFAKKRPVVEYMGAKILVDDERMPKDLAKNAKEELVRFRTLGCYPLTGAINSDAKDVLDIIKELVLSKTSERQGRLIDSDEKDSMEKKKQEGYF; this is encoded by the coding sequence ATGATTTCTAAGCTTAGCCATCTTCAAAGACTTGAAAGCGAATCGATATTTATCATAAGAGAGGTTTTGGCCGAATTTGAAAAACCAGCCTTGCTTTACAGCATAGGCAAGGATTCTTCAGTTTTACTTCATCTTTTACAAAAAGCCTTTTACCCAGCCAAGCCACCGCTACCTTTGGTTCATGTTGATACAAAGTGGAAATTCAAAGAAATGATAGAATTCAGAGACAAAAGAGCCAAAGAACTCGGCATGCAGCTTATAATATACTCTAATCCTCTCATAGAGCAAGAAAACATTTCCCCTTTCACGCACGGTTCTTCCATGCATACTGATATAGCAAAAACTAAGGCTTTAAAGCAAATGCTTGATTTGTATAAATTTGACGCCGTGTTCGGCGGTGCTAGAAGGGATGAGGAAAAGTCTAGGGCAAAGGAGAGGATTTTTTCATTTAGAGATGAATTTCATACTTGGCAGCCTAAAAATCAGCGTCCAGAATTGTGGAATATCTATAACGCCAGACACAAAAAAGGAGAATCTATAAGGGTTTTTCCGCTTAGCAATTGGACAGAGCTTGATATATGGCAGTACATATACTTAGAAAACATCCCAATTCCTAGCCTTTATTTTGCAAAGAAACGCCCGGTAGTAGAGTATATGGGGGCTAAAATTTTAGTAGATGATGAAAGAATGCCAAAGGATTTGGCCAAAAATGCAAAAGAAGAGCTTGTGAGGTTTAGAACCCTGGGTTGTTATCCTTTAACAGGGGCTATAAACTCAGATGCAAAAGATGTGCTAGACATTATAAAAGAATTAGTGCTTTCAAAGACAAGCGAAAGACAAGGCAGACTAATAGATAGCGACGAAAAAGATAGCATGGAAAAGAAAAAGCAAGAGGGGTATTTTTAA
- the hemJ gene encoding protoporphyrinogen oxidase HemJ produces the protein MQILLENYIWLKWLHYLAFISWMAGLFYLPRLFVYHSENLENKGFVEVVKVQERKLFYYIQNPAMIVTVLTGLLMLLANSALLSTGGYMHAKLSFAFLLLVFHFSTLSFVKAFQNDTCKRGSKFFRIYNEIPTLLLIAIITMMILKPF, from the coding sequence ATGCAAATCTTACTTGAAAACTACATTTGGCTTAAATGGCTTCATTATTTAGCTTTTATCTCTTGGATGGCTGGGCTTTTTTACCTGCCTCGCCTCTTTGTTTATCATAGTGAGAATTTAGAAAATAAAGGCTTTGTTGAAGTTGTAAAGGTGCAAGAAAGAAAGCTTTTTTACTATATACAAAATCCTGCCATGATAGTTACTGTGCTAACAGGCCTTTTAATGCTTCTTGCAAATAGTGCATTATTAAGCACTGGAGGTTATATGCACGCAAAGCTTTCTTTTGCTTTTTTACTGCTTGTTTTTCATTTTAGCACACTTAGCTTTGTAAAAGCCTTTCAAAATGATACTTGTAAAAGAGGCTCTAAATTCTTTAGAATTTATAATGAAATTCCAACCCTGCTTTTAATAGCTATCATTACTATGATGATACTTAAGCCTTTTTAA
- the dut gene encoding dUTPase has product MDNVEMISKMLSLQQSLNDETNGIGWEGGYTKEGKLISFRRCIYMECAELIDSFAWKHWKNISSPTNWDNVRIELVDIWHFILSLILEEYKEKQESKEQIAVEICSASVFKDFCKERNTPNESDIYAILNDIELIIHKCSGFSFNMGELLAAYFTLSIKCALNLESLYKTYIGKNVLNKFRQDHGYKEGTYKKIWNGVEDNEVLNELLGQELDFDKLYELLEQRYAKL; this is encoded by the coding sequence ATGGATAATGTAGAAATGATAAGCAAAATGCTGTCTTTACAGCAAAGCTTAAATGACGAAACAAACGGCATTGGCTGGGAGGGCGGCTACACTAAAGAAGGAAAATTGATAAGCTTTAGAAGGTGCATTTACATGGAGTGTGCCGAGCTTATTGATTCTTTTGCTTGGAAGCATTGGAAAAATATCTCAAGCCCTACAAATTGGGATAATGTTCGCATAGAGCTTGTGGACATTTGGCATTTTATACTGTCTTTGATCTTGGAAGAATACAAAGAAAAGCAAGAAAGTAAGGAACAAATCGCTGTTGAAATTTGCTCGGCTAGTGTTTTTAAGGATTTTTGCAAGGAAAGAAATACCCCAAACGAAAGTGATATTTACGCTATTTTAAACGACATAGAGCTCATCATACACAAGTGCAGCGGCTTTAGCTTTAACATGGGCGAGCTGCTTGCTGCGTATTTTACGCTTTCTATCAAGTGTGCCCTAAATTTAGAAAGCTTGTATAAAACCTACATAGGCAAGAATGTGCTTAATAAATTTAGACAAGACCATGGCTACAAGGAAGGAACTTATAAGAAAATTTGGAACGGCGTAGAAGACAATGAAGTTTTAAACGAACTTTTAGGCCAAGAGCTTGATTTTGACAAGCTTTACGAGCTTTTAGAACAAAGGTATGCAAAACTATGA
- the cysQ gene encoding 3'(2'),5'-bisphosphate nucleotidase CysQ → MLKNIDINEIKNIALKAGKAIMQVYERDFEIYEKEDKSPLSEADILSNTIICDSLAKFNLPILSEENSIISFEERKNWEYFFLVDPLDGTKEFIKRNGEFTVNIALIHKQSPVLGVVYAPALNLMYSAKKGEGAFKNDELLPLALNKDTYKIVASKSHMSDETKDFIDKLEVDKKKELISMGSSLKLCLVASAEADIYPRLAPTMEWDTAAADAIVREAKKMSYDFYSKKPLLYNKENLKNPYFVVY, encoded by the coding sequence ATGCTTAAAAATATTGATATAAACGAGATAAAAAACATAGCTTTAAAGGCTGGTAAGGCCATAATGCAAGTTTATGAGAGGGATTTTGAAATTTATGAAAAAGAGGATAAGTCTCCTTTAAGTGAGGCTGATATATTGTCAAATACTATAATATGCGATTCTTTGGCTAAATTTAATCTTCCCATACTTTCTGAAGAAAATAGCATAATAAGCTTTGAAGAGCGTAAAAATTGGGAATATTTTTTCTTAGTTGATCCTCTTGATGGCACAAAGGAATTTATCAAAAGGAACGGAGAATTCACAGTCAATATAGCCTTGATACACAAGCAAAGCCCTGTTTTAGGAGTTGTTTATGCGCCTGCTTTAAATTTGATGTATAGTGCTAAAAAAGGAGAGGGTGCTTTTAAAAATGATGAGTTGTTGCCACTTGCCCTAAACAAAGATACATACAAAATAGTGGCTAGCAAATCCCACATGAGTGATGAGACTAAGGACTTTATCGATAAACTTGAGGTGGACAAGAAAAAAGAGCTTATATCCATGGGTTCATCCTTAAAACTTTGCCTAGTAGCAAGCGCTGAAGCCGATATTTACCCTCGTCTTGCGCCAACTATGGAGTGGGATACAGCAGCAGCTGATGCTATAGTAAGGGAGGCTAAAAAGATGAGCTATGATTTTTACAGCAAAAAACCCCTACTTTATAATAAAGAGAATTTAAAAAACCCTTATTTTGTAGTTTATTGA
- the cysN gene encoding sulfate adenylyltransferase subunit CysN translates to MQDIKAYLSSHMQKELCRFITCGSVDDGKSTLMGRLLYDSKVVFSDMLSTLEQESKKFGTRGEELDFALLVDGLSSEREQGITIDVAYRFFTSEKRKFIMADTPGHEQYTRNMATGASTADIAIILIDARKGVLPQTKRHSYIVSLLGIKHFIIAVNKMDLIAYDELKFKQIQNSYEQFLPSLKKDINTYFLPLCALSGENVLQRSSNMLWYSGKTLLELLDSIELDYDKEPKFSLAVQYINRPHLNFRAFCGEVASGVVKLGDDVRILPQNKSSKISKIITSDIKELKTLSFDEKPEGMQEACVKSQVSLCLEDEIDISRGDVICHKDYDIKISNSFKAMLIYMSEQRFCVNDKHEYIIKRANLSTNACIENIEYKKDINKFEDVKSEFLELNDIALCSIKVQKILPLLTYEENKTLGSFILIDRYSNETVAAGMICEISAQSKETRTYSEAEKELNAFIRKHYPEWEAKKI, encoded by the coding sequence ATGCAAGATATAAAGGCGTATTTATCCTCGCATATGCAAAAAGAACTTTGCAGGTTTATAACTTGCGGTAGTGTTGATGACGGCAAATCAACCCTTATGGGAAGGCTTTTGTATGATAGCAAGGTTGTTTTTAGTGATATGTTAAGCACCTTGGAGCAAGAAAGCAAGAAATTTGGCACAAGAGGCGAGGAGCTTGATTTTGCACTTTTAGTAGATGGGCTTTCTAGCGAGAGAGAGCAAGGCATAACTATAGATGTTGCTTATAGATTTTTTACCAGCGAAAAAAGAAAATTCATAATGGCAGACACCCCAGGCCACGAGCAATACACTAGAAATATGGCAACAGGAGCTAGCACAGCTGACATAGCCATCATCTTAATAGACGCTAGAAAGGGAGTTTTGCCTCAAACTAAAAGGCATTCTTATATAGTTTCCTTGCTAGGAATTAAGCATTTTATAATAGCTGTGAATAAAATGGATTTAATTGCTTACGATGAGCTTAAGTTTAAGCAAATTCAAAATTCTTACGAGCAATTTTTGCCAAGCCTTAAAAAAGACATCAATACTTATTTCTTGCCTCTTTGTGCTTTAAGTGGCGAAAATGTACTTCAAAGAAGTTCTAATATGCTTTGGTATAGCGGCAAAACCTTGCTTGAGCTTTTAGACAGTATAGAGCTTGATTATGATAAAGAGCCTAAATTTAGCCTTGCAGTGCAGTATATAAACCGCCCACACCTAAATTTCCGTGCCTTTTGCGGAGAAGTTGCTAGCGGAGTGGTAAAGCTTGGCGATGATGTGCGTATCTTGCCTCAAAACAAAAGTTCTAAGATAAGCAAAATCATCACAAGCGATATAAAAGAGCTTAAAACCTTAAGTTTTGATGAGAAGCCTGAAGGTATGCAAGAAGCTTGTGTTAAATCCCAAGTTTCTTTGTGCTTAGAAGATGAGATAGATATTTCAAGAGGCGATGTGATATGCCATAAAGATTACGATATTAAGATTAGCAATAGTTTTAAGGCCATGTTGATTTATATGAGTGAGCAAAGATTTTGCGTAAATGATAAGCATGAGTATATTATAAAAAGGGCGAATTTAAGCACCAATGCTTGCATAGAAAATATAGAATATAAAAAGGATATTAATAAGTTTGAAGATGTAAAAAGCGAGTTTTTAGAGCTAAATGACATAGCACTTTGCAGCATAAAGGTTCAAAAAATTCTGCCACTTTTAACTTACGAGGAGAATAAAACCTTAGGTTCTTTTATACTCATAGATAGATACAGCAATGAAACTGTAGCTGCTGGCATGATATGTGAAATTTCAGCACAAAGTAAGGAGACAAGAACTTATAGTGAGGCAGAAAAAGAACTTAACGCCTTCATAAGAAAGCATTATCCAGAATGGGAGGCAAAAAAGATATGA
- a CDS encoding EI24 domain-containing protein, with translation MSILRLSLGDFFSKQCLKLNLIPFAVSFIAFVLMSVFLYEFLFDYFISFVSTSSFSFISWLYSFAFIQILSDILSFFLALFVITILSLFLALLLTAFLSPFIVSFVNSKHYQYESKEAVSNFKVIGIFLFVFLKFFLALILCLFFIFVPFLNMLLLHIAFYYLFHKSLILDVSSIVLDKQNFLAFYSQTKPLEFKFSTLCFYILSLVPFFGLFLQSFFVIFLAHLLYQRILGLECKKG, from the coding sequence ATGAGTATATTAAGACTTTCCTTGGGAGATTTTTTTTCAAAACAGTGCTTAAAGCTTAATCTCATCCCTTTTGCCGTAAGCTTTATAGCCTTTGTTTTGATGTCCGTTTTTTTGTATGAGTTTTTGTTTGATTATTTTATATCCTTTGTATCTACTTCGAGCTTTTCTTTTATATCTTGGCTTTATTCTTTTGCCTTCATACAAATTTTAAGCGATATTTTAAGTTTTTTTCTAGCTCTTTTTGTGATAACAATACTATCGCTTTTCTTAGCCCTCTTGCTCACGGCCTTTTTAAGTCCTTTTATAGTCTCTTTTGTAAATTCAAAGCATTATCAATACGAGTCAAAAGAAGCTGTGTCAAATTTCAAGGTCATAGGCATTTTTCTTTTTGTGTTTTTAAAATTTTTTCTAGCCTTAATACTTTGCTTGTTCTTTATCTTTGTGCCATTTTTAAATATGCTTTTGCTGCACATAGCCTTTTACTATCTTTTTCACAAAAGCTTGATTTTAGATGTATCAAGCATAGTTTTAGACAAGCAGAATTTCCTTGCTTTTTATTCACAAACTAAGCCTTTGGAGTTTAAATTTAGTACTTTGTGTTTTTATATACTCTCTTTGGTGCCATTTTTTGGGCTTTTTTTGCAAAGTTTTTTTGTGATTTTTCTAGCTCATCTTTTGTATCAAAGAATTTTAGGCCTAGAGTGTAAAAAGGGCTAA
- the cysC gene encoding adenylyl-sulfate kinase: MNLTWHNTALTKQKRASIKGQKACVLWFTGLSASGKSTLANAVELRLFELNRHTYLLDGDNLRHGLNKDLSFDEHSRTENIRRLAELCKLFVDSGLIVLSAFISPFKKDRDMARALFDEGEFIEIFVDTPLELCEQRDPKGLYKKARNKEIDNFTGISSPYERPQNPQIHIADSDINKNVEKIITYLKKGAFINA, encoded by the coding sequence ATGAATCTTACTTGGCATAACACAGCTTTAACTAAGCAAAAACGAGCTAGCATAAAGGGGCAAAAAGCCTGTGTGCTGTGGTTTACAGGACTTAGCGCAAGCGGCAAATCAACCTTAGCAAATGCTGTGGAATTAAGGCTTTTTGAGCTAAACCGTCATACATATTTGCTAGATGGTGATAATTTGCGTCATGGTTTGAATAAGGACTTATCCTTTGATGAGCACTCAAGAACTGAAAACATCAGGCGTCTTGCAGAACTTTGCAAGCTTTTTGTAGATAGCGGTTTGATAGTCTTAAGTGCTTTTATATCGCCTTTTAAAAAAGATAGAGATATGGCCAGGGCTTTATTTGATGAGGGTGAGTTTATAGAAATTTTTGTGGATACTCCCTTAGAGCTTTGCGAACAAAGAGATCCAAAAGGACTTTATAAAAAGGCTAGAAATAAAGAAATAGACAATTTCACAGGCATAAGTAGCCCTTATGAAAGACCGCAAAATCCGCAAATTCACATCGCAGATAGCGATATTAACAAAAATGTTGAAAAAATCATAACTTATCTTAAGAAAGGCGCTTTTATAAATGCTTAA
- the ciaI gene encoding intracellular survival protein CiaI codes for MQVDVSKNQGFAFSYTTSSGKNLSFAMFDKQEASLSKNDNSTSLSLTREYGYSFSYSGSKLTQEDLAEIKNAMQDVSPIIDEFLQNSKVGDMNPKEMISSAMKIANLLPNSSSEDVNNATLDSLANKFNELLNKNKSDIPEQNANMLKDSKDLFDEVIKNMKEKLQELQNKQNSNSLGFYA; via the coding sequence ATGCAAGTTGATGTTTCTAAAAATCAAGGTTTTGCCTTTTCATACACTACAAGTAGCGGGAAAAATCTTTCCTTTGCCATGTTTGACAAGCAAGAAGCCTCCCTTTCAAAGAACGATAATAGCACCTCTTTAAGCCTAACAAGAGAGTACGGCTACTCCTTTTCTTACAGCGGTTCAAAGCTAACACAAGAGGATTTGGCCGAGATTAAAAACGCTATGCAGGATGTAAGCCCTATCATAGATGAGTTTTTGCAAAATTCTAAGGTTGGGGATATGAACCCTAAAGAGATGATAAGCTCTGCTATGAAAATTGCAAATTTATTGCCTAACTCAAGCAGCGAAGATGTAAATAACGCCACTCTTGATTCTTTAGCAAACAAATTTAATGAACTCTTAAATAAAAACAAAAGCGATATCCCAGAGCAAAATGCTAACATGTTAAAAGATTCTAAAGACCTGTTCGATGAGGTTATTAAGAATATGAAAGAAAAATTGCAAGAATTGCAAAATAAACAAAATTCAAATTCTTTAGGATTTTACGCTTAA
- a CDS encoding SLC13 family permease: MGGKKDMSMMKLVVAASLILLLVLLIQNKIRAGVLFASLAVFYYLLGYLDYTSFVSSYTNDSLISLVLLLLVSIAVERTIFIQAVSKFIIGKNYLFSLLRLGILSSFISAFLNNTAVVASFMGVVKNNKFQAPSKLLIPLSYFAVVGGTLTLIGTSTNLIVNSFVIQNSLPPLKMFDFLPVGLLLTISMIITLMLFHKLLPQYKEQKQDIKEHLIVLKVLNTSYLIGKTVLQSKLRNLEFLFLVQINRAGSSIVPVSHNEIIQANDELVFSGDISHINSLKQFDGLEVFKDYKQSLTSLVDVVITPTSSLIGKKVKEANFRAKFDAAILSLQRGDSFIKKIGEEHLQAGDRLVLATGKDFVSRENLAKNFYLLSNIKQSNKLDNKQSFIVISAFLLSIISSALNLISFTKVLLLCLGFFLLFNFVKLDEIKRRFPFEIFIVVGSSLAITKVLVDSSLAKDLADLIIGVFGTYGVYGSFVGVYLLTLILTEFITNNAAAALAFPIAFATSQALGVSPLPFIFAVAYAASAGFMIPHSYQTHLMVNSLCPYKISDFLKIGFFVSIVYSAVVLLALPVFFKF; this comes from the coding sequence ATGGGAGGCAAAAAAGATATGAGCATGATGAAACTTGTCGTGGCCGCAAGCTTAATATTGCTGCTTGTCTTGCTTATACAAAATAAGATTAGAGCGGGGGTTTTGTTTGCTTCCTTGGCTGTTTTTTACTATCTTTTAGGGTATTTGGACTATACAAGTTTTGTTAGTTCCTATACGAATGATTCTTTGATTTCCTTGGTGCTTTTGCTGCTTGTTTCCATAGCTGTTGAAAGAACTATTTTTATACAAGCAGTATCTAAATTTATCATAGGCAAAAATTATCTTTTTTCGCTTTTAAGATTAGGCATTTTAAGCTCTTTTATTTCAGCCTTTTTAAACAACACAGCCGTTGTGGCTTCTTTCATGGGCGTGGTTAAGAACAACAAATTCCAAGCCCCTTCAAAGCTGCTTATACCGCTATCTTATTTTGCCGTGGTTGGAGGCACTCTTACTTTGATTGGAACTTCTACAAATTTGATAGTAAATTCCTTTGTCATACAAAATTCCTTGCCGCCTTTAAAGATGTTTGATTTCTTGCCTGTTGGGCTTTTACTAACTATCTCTATGATAATTACTTTGATGCTTTTTCATAAACTTTTACCGCAATACAAAGAGCAAAAGCAAGATATAAAAGAGCATTTAATCGTTTTAAAGGTTTTAAATACAAGCTATTTAATAGGCAAAACAGTTCTACAAAGCAAGCTTAGAAATTTGGAATTTTTGTTTTTGGTGCAGATTAACAGGGCGGGTTCTAGCATAGTTCCCGTTTCGCATAATGAAATCATACAAGCTAATGACGAGCTTGTGTTTAGCGGCGATATTTCTCATATAAATAGCTTAAAGCAATTTGACGGCCTAGAAGTCTTTAAGGATTACAAACAAAGTCTTACAAGCTTGGTGGATGTTGTTATAACTCCAACTTCAAGTCTCATAGGCAAAAAGGTAAAAGAGGCAAATTTTAGGGCTAAATTTGATGCGGCCATACTTTCTTTGCAAAGGGGCGATAGTTTTATAAAAAAGATAGGGGAGGAGCACTTGCAAGCTGGAGATAGGCTTGTTTTGGCAACGGGTAAAGATTTTGTTAGCAGAGAAAATTTAGCTAAGAATTTTTACTTGCTTTCAAATATCAAGCAAAGCAATAAGTTAGATAACAAACAAAGTTTTATAGTAATATCAGCCTTTTTGCTAAGCATAATTTCATCTGCATTAAATTTGATATCTTTCACTAAGGTGTTGCTGCTATGTCTTGGCTTTTTCTTGCTTTTTAACTTTGTTAAATTAGATGAGATAAAAAGACGTTTTCCATTTGAAATTTTCATAGTGGTTGGCTCATCTTTGGCTATAACAAAGGTTTTGGTTGATAGTTCCTTGGCTAAGGATTTAGCAGATTTGATTATAGGGGTGTTTGGAACTTATGGGGTTTATGGAAGCTTTGTTGGGGTGTATTTGCTTACTTTGATTTTAACGGAATTTATCACAAATAACGCAGCCGCAGCTCTTGCCTTTCCTATAGCCTTTGCTACTTCACAAGCCTTAGGAGTAAGCCCCTTGCCATTTATCTTTGCTGTAGCTTATGCAGCTAGTGCTGGCTTTATGATACCGCATTCTTATCAGACGCACTTAATGGTAAATTCACTTTGTCCTTATAAGATTAGCGATTTTTTAAAGATAGGCTTTTTCGTATCTATAGTTTATAGCGCCGTTGTGTTGCTAGCACTTCCTGTATTTTTCAAATTTTAA
- the lspA gene encoding signal peptidase II: MFKILSKKQTIVFFIAFVAVFTLDQFVKYLSLSGMRYNGSFMSLVLVYNDGVAFSMFAFLKEYLKYIHLALLLALIAYLLWQKSFFKEHFLAFAMLISAGFSNLLDRFLHIGVVDMFFWHKWFEFAVFNVADVMINISVALILIKEFFFKKKDKNANLT; this comes from the coding sequence ATGTTTAAAATTTTAAGTAAAAAACAAACTATAGTATTTTTTATAGCCTTTGTGGCCGTTTTTACCTTGGATCAATTTGTCAAGTATCTAAGCTTAAGTGGTATGAGGTATAATGGCTCTTTTATGTCCTTGGTGCTTGTATATAACGACGGCGTGGCTTTTTCTATGTTTGCCTTTTTAAAAGAGTATCTAAAATACATACATCTAGCACTTTTGTTAGCCTTGATTGCTTATCTTTTGTGGCAAAAAAGCTTTTTTAAAGAACATTTTTTAGCCTTTGCTATGCTGATTTCAGCGGGTTTTTCAAATTTGCTTGATAGGTTTTTGCATATCGGGGTCGTGGATATGTTTTTTTGGCACAAATGGTTTGAATTTGCTGTCTTTAATGTAGCTGATGTGATGATAAATATCAGCGTGGCTCTCATTTTGATAAAAGAATTTTTTTTTAAGAAAAAGGATAAAAATGCAAATCTTACTTGA